One Diabrotica virgifera virgifera chromosome 3, PGI_DIABVI_V3a genomic window carries:
- the LOC114340722 gene encoding BEN domain-containing protein 5-like, whose translation MAGVALLEKGWAHVEFICDKNKVDVPISFLENFEKLETVELNKIYNVFWSPNEADTPTSIKEREGKVLKIDKIKRATKNSTIPIAGYYSATLLHIAVIIENKNPYMLDSEENLHKKMDLQRTRRVPLHLRDLVEQAHSSNNAIEKSSKRKELDKEAAREANFKRICVDENTEETKEQLKVRVEGLEATVNSLDGLYKDSLEKIDALKKENDALRQKNNDLSEENVHTLDSHTIPDIEQIAQSDKVNIIEKGYEVEDKEVEDTQVEDKEVEDKEVEGKEVEDKEVEGKEVEVQEVQDDVEQGFRLSEDQFKACNVVPLGKTGDSKCVKNVTDLLWSRQELSRRSVTGMQCPNNKEVTARPECTPAKKQYLSEIPENIQKESLTSNKVSANITDTAALQK comes from the exons ATGGCGGGAGTAGCTTTGTTGGAAAAAGGATGGGCTCATGTGGAGTTTATCTGTGATAAGAATAAAGTTGATGTCCCTATTAGTTTTTTGGAGAACTTTGAAAAGCTTGAGACGGTTGAGCTGAACAAAATATACAATGTATTTTGGAGCCCTAATGAAGCCGACACTCCTACTTCAATTAAAGAAAGAGAAGGCAAAGTTCTTAAAATCGACAAAATAAAAAGGGCCACTAAAAATTCCACAATACCCATTGCTGGTTATTATTCTGCAACGTTACTACACATTGCCG TaattattgaaaacaaaaatcCTTACATGTTAGATTCTGAGGAAAACTTACACAAGAAAATGGATCTGCAGAGAACGAGAAGAGTTCCTCTGCATTTGAGAGATTTAGTGGAGCAAGCACACTCTTCAAATAATGCAATTGAGAAATCTTCA AAGCGAAAAGAGCTTGATAAGGAAGCAGCTCGGGAAGCCAATTTTAAACGAATATGTGTTGATGAAAACACTGAG GAAACTAAAGAACAATTAAAAGTAAGAGTGGAAGGCCTAGAAGCAACCGTAAATAGTCTTGATGGGTTGTATAAAGACTCTTTGGAAAAAATTGATGctctaaaaaaagaaaatgatgCATTGAGACAAAAAAACAATGATTTAAGCGAAGAAAAT GTTCACACTTTGGATTCCCATACAATTCCTGATATTGAACAGATAGCACAATCTGATAAG GTGAATATAATAGAAAAAGGTTATGAGGTAGAAGACAAAGAGGTAGAAGACACACAGGTAGAAGACAAAGAGGTAGAAGACAAAGAGGTAGAAGGAAAAGAGGTAGAAGATAAGGAGGTAGAAGGCAAAGAGGTAGAAGTTCAGGAGGTACAAGATGATGTGGAACAG GGTTTTCGTCTGTCGGAGGACCAATTCAAGGCATGCAATGTAGTCCCTTTAGGAAAGACAGGAGACTCAAAGTGTGTCAAAAATGTAACCGATTTACTTTGGTCCAGACAAGAGCTGTCGAGGAGGAGTGTAACTGGCATGCAATGTCCGAACAATAAAGAAGTTACAGCTAGGCCTGAGTGCACGCCTGCAAAAAAACAGTATTTGTCTG AAATtccagaaaatattcaaaaagaaTCTCTTACGAGTAATAAAGTTAGTGCAAATATAACTGATACTGCAGCattgcagaaataa